In the genome of Oceanispirochaeta sp., the window AAAACCACATTGGAAGCAGACAACAGGTTGTTGTAAAGGTCAAAAAAATCGTACAGGTTGTTACAGATGCTCATGATATAGGAGACATTATCCTGTCTGGCTTCCTGAGTTATAATCAATTGCTCGAACGGATCTTCATGAATTAACCCGATGTGGGCGTGAGTATCAAAATACTGCATGTTATTACCGCTTATAATTAAAATAGGATGTTTGGAATTAAAATCTGCGGAATGTTTAACATATCCTGTTTGGACAAGTCAACCAATGACGTAGATCTCCTCAGGGCTTATAGGATGAATTGAGAACCCTGCTATATAGATATTATTAGCCCAATATGGGAACAAAAACAAGGAAAATATGAAAAAACAAGATTTTGTTGCATGGACATTCATCGTGGATATGATATAAAAATCTTATAAAAGGTAAAATACAACATTATTAAATGAGAACATGAATTCTCCTTTAGTTGAATTACCATTCTTGTTAAACCCCGAATTCGGGAGTATAATAAAAAAAATAAGTGAATAGGTCATATCTGATCCCCACAAAAGGGCTTTTCAGCCTTGTCTATTCCTTTAGGATTAGTGTAGATTTGTCGATAATGTAGTTGAATAAGCCTCAAGGAGCACAAGTGGCTGGCAAAAGAGTGAAAAGAACGTCCGGATATCCCTCATCAAAACGCAATTCCGGTTTACTTGGACGTTTAGGCCGGGTGGGCAGGCAAAAATTAACAATCATGCTGATACCCCATTCGGAGAAGAGGGTCTTTAATTTTCAGATATCCCTTCTGGCACTCAGCTTTATAAGCATACTCCTTATTTCTCTTGTTGTTACTTTTGTATGGCTAACCGCCGATTTCTCCGGTACAAATGACCTGCTGGCTTCCCGATCCCGTGATCTGGAACATTCAGAAGCCAGTCTGGAAGTCCTCAGGGATGAGGTCAATCAGCTGATAAGTTCTACCGAAACATTTCAAAAGACCCTGTCGGGAACCCTGAATACTCTGGGGATCGAATCGGCAGGAAGAGATGCTGCTGCCAATAGAAACGGTGATCTGACTTCATTCTTTAATGTAGAATCAGCTGAAAATGGATCTCTCAGTGAAACACTGGAAATTCAGAAGCTGAAAACAGCCCTGGATCAGTCTGTTACTTCTCTTGATGAGATAGGCCAAATTCTGAACTCTCAAAAAAGCCTCCTCTCCGATATACCCACAATGTGGCCTTTAAAAGGGGTGCAGGGTTATGTGACAGCTGTTTTCGGACCATCCATTCATCCTTTTTCCGGGCAGTGGTATCTTCATAAGGGTGTAGACATGGCCTATGGATATGGTGTTCCCATTATTTCAACGGCAAACGGTAAGGTTCTGGAAGTGGATTTTGATGAAGGTTATGGTAATTTTGTTGTCATCAGACATAAATATGGTTTCTATACAAAATATGCTCATCTCCAGCGAACCTATGTAAGGCCGGGGCAGGATATTTCCCAGGGAGATGTTCTGGGAACCATGGGAAACACAGGTTTATCTACAGGACCGCACCTTCATTATGAAGTCCGTATCGGCTCTCAGGTTGTAGACCCTGTCAAGTATATCAATATGACAGACAATCATGATATTTTTAACCGAGTCACACGCAATCTTCAAAAATACAAGTAGTATTCAAATCATTCCGGCATTGCACACTTCTGCAAAAAGTCGTCAATAATTCTCAGGCAGGACTATTTCGTTTTTTTCGGAATCGGGTTAGACTATTTTAGAATTTGTAATATAAGGGCTGAAAAATGAGCGATTATATAAAAAACCATTCCTTTATAAATTCCATTATTGGAGAGGGAACAAAATTCAGCGGAGAGCTGGTTTTAAATGGCCTTCTTAGAATTGATGGCGATTTTTCAGGGAGTATCAATACTAGCGGTAAAGTCTTAATCGGTAAAACCGGTCGGGCCGAGTGTAATATTGTTGCCGGTACGGCCGTCGTCGGCGGTGTCGTTCATGGCAATATTTTTTCCTCAGGAAAAGTTGTTATTCTGGCAACCGGAATGGTTGTTGGTAATATTCAGGCCTGTAAGCTGATTGTTGAGGAAGGTGTTCTTCTTCACGGCAGCTGTATAATCAAGGGAGAAGCTGATAACAGCAAAGACGCCGCCGTCCCTGTCGTTGGCAGCAGCTATTCAGTCGACTGGCATACTGAAGCCGTCAATTCTCCGGAAACCGTGGAGAGCCGCTGATGGACAAACTGGGGATAGTTGGAAGTACTCTGGTCCCCGCATCCGGAAATAGTCCGGATAAAAAGAAAGTCAGCAAAAAAAAGACCTCTGATGTCCACTTTAAGAGCCGCCTCGGAGAAGTTGATGATTCCCAAGTGGTTCATCCTGGTTCTTTGGCTGAAGGGCTTTCGGGCCTTGAAAAAGCAGAGGATCTTTTAGATGATGTTTACAAGCTGGGAGAGGAGTTGAAGCAGGATGGAACCCTGGGAACTCTTCATAAGTATCGTGAAGCTGTCAAGAAATTCTATAAATATGTGGTGACACGGAGTCTGGAAGCCTATCAGGTGGACGGGCGATTGAATCCGAAAACCATGTCCCGCAAGCAGTATACTTTGATCTCAATAGTGGATGAGAAACTTGAGAAACTGGGTGCTGCCGTGCTGCGGAGTCAGAAAGAGCAATTGAATATTCTAAAAAAAATTGATGAAATTTATGGTATCCTTGTAGACCTTACACGCTAAGGTCGATATCGGGCAGCTATGGATAACAGGAGATAACCGATGGGATCGGAAAAAAATAAAGAACCGAACAAGGCCGGGGTATCCGTGGATCTCAACCAATACCCGGACGGTCTGTACATGACTAAAATTATTCATTCCAGTGAAACCGAAGTCTGCATTCCCTTTGAAGGGGAGTCTCTGGCTCCTGGAGAGATGATCATTGTCAAGACCCGTTACGGAAATGATATGGTCAAGGTCCTGGGATCTGTGACTGATCTGAAACATGTCCGGAAAGGAGATCTTCGGGAGGTCGTCAGAAGGGCCAGTGAAGAAGATCTGAAGAAAGCCGAATCCTTTAAGGTGAAAGAAACTGATACCTTTAAGATCTGCCGCGACAAAATTGATATGCATAAACTCGATATGTCCCTGGTTTCGGCACACTACCTGCTGGACGAACCAAAGGTTATGTTCTTTTTCACCGCGGAAAACAGGATTGATTTCCGGGAACTGGTGAAGGATCTTGTCGCTATATTCAAGATGCGCATAGAACTCCGGCAAATTGGAGTCCGTGATGAGTCCCGGGTACTGGGAGGATTGGGGGTCTGCGGTCGGGAGTACTGCTGTCACAGTCTTACTGATCATTTAAGTCCTGTCTCAATCAAAATGGCAAAAGAGCAGAGCCTTTCCCTTAACTCAATGAAAATATCAGGACCCTGCGGCAGACTGCTCTGCTGCCTGTCCTATGAGTATGATTATTACCAGGAAGAAAAGCGAAAACTCCCCAATGAAGGTACCCGCATTAATTGGGACGGAATAAGTTTTAAGGTTATTGAGGTTAATATCTTTTCCAAGCGGCTCAGGCTGTTTGGTTCAGACAGTCGAACGCTGGACATCGGCACAGAGGAAATTTCATATAATAAGGAATCCCGGACCTGGGAAATAAATCCTTTGGAAATTTAGGCTACTCTTGTTGACAGTCTCTCTGGATCTCTGTTAATATCCATCTGCTAATGAATTAAGTAATGGAAGTAAGGGTGCAGGTTTAGTGCTTTTATTATCATGAACGATAGCAGCTTTGTAAAAGCAGCGAAAGTGTTATAGGAGTCAAATTATGGCAGGAGTTAGTAAGAATGCCCGTATCGGGTCTGGTACACATAAGTTTGTCCATTCAGAAGACGGCGGCGAAGTTAAAATGAAGTCTATTTTTCAAAATGGACGGATGAAACATGTTGCTGAATGTGAAAAATGCAAACGTCAGGAAAGAAGACCAAGCGATTTCGATTTAGCGTAATCAAAAAGGTTAACAGAGTAGAGCATATCTTGGGAATCAACCCGGGAGTGTGAAAGGTTATCTGTTAACGACACTTAAAAACCATGGGAGGTAGTAGAAGTGCCTAATTCACTAGATGCAGCTAAGAGACATCGTCAGAATCTCAAAGCTAGAGGACACAATCGTACTATCAGAAGTACTGTAAGAACGAGTATCAGAACTTTTGAAGCGGCTGTAACAGCCAAAGACAAGCCTAAAGCAGAGGAAGCCTACGAAAAGTTTGTTAAACTTATCGATACGGCTACTGGTAAGGGTTTGTATCACAAGAATATGGCTGCAAGAAAGAAGTCAAGACTTCATAACACGCTTGCCACAATGGCTTCGTAAAAAATCAAATCCTAATTTTTTTAGAGAAGAGATATGTCAGAAGAAAAGCTAACAAAAGCTGAGATAATTGAGCACATTTATGACAATTCATCTATCAGCAGAAAAGATATTCACAATGTGATTGATTCTTTTTTTGAAGAAGTGAAAGAGGCTCTTGAAGATGACAGAGTCGTAGAGTTGAGAGGTTTCGGAACCTTTGAAATCCGGACCAGAAAAGGTCGGGAGAAAGCCAGAAATCCAAAAACCGGTGAGATTGTGCCTGTAGAAAGTCACGGTGTTACTGTTTTTAGACCTGGTAAAGAACTGAAGAAACTAGCTTGGTCCCTGCGTAAATAAGGGGTTCGGGGTCTATTGATAGATTCGCTCTGACAGAGTTACACCTCACCTTGTCCATTTTTGGTTAAGGTGTTTTTACAAATTATCAGCGGTTTGACCGTGTATAAAGAATGCCTCCGGGCATTCTTTTTTTTTATACTTTTGAATATGTATCCGCGACTTTATGCCCTGGTGAAGGGGAAGATTGACAATCCCTGCCAGAAGGTGGACAATAAGGACAGGGGATGAGCCCTTCGGAGGGAAAGTATGATCTCTGAGACAAAAAGAGAAGTGCTGAGTCTGTTTGATGAAGGCCGGTTATTGTATAAGTCCAGAGCATTTGCGGAAGCCATGAGTAAATTCGCTGAAGCTCTTAAGCTGGACCAGGAAGACGGACCCTCAAAAGTATATTATGCCAGATGTAAAATGTATCTGGAAAATCCACCACCTCCCGAGTGGGATGGCGTTTTTATCATGACCACTAAATAGGAATAATATGACAGCATCATTGAAGGATATTGAATCCATTTCGACCATTCTTGGTAGTGAAACGGTGTTCAAGGGGACAATGAAATTTAGTAAACCTCTCAAGATAGACGGTAAATATGAAGGCCGCATCGAATCTGAGGGATTTCTATATATCGAAGAGGGAGCAGAAGTAAGAGCAGACATTCAGGTCGGTTCTATCGTTGTCGGCGGGATTGTCTATGGAGATATTGAGGCTTCAGAAAAACTGGAAATGCTCTCCACCGGACAGGTTATCGGCAATATCAGGACAGCAAAGCTGAAAATTGCCGACGGGGTCAAGTTCGAAGGCAAGTGCGATATGATCAGTGATCCTGAATCGGTGGATGTGTTTTCTGTTCCCGTAGACCAGCTGAAACAGGACCATAATGAGCTCTGATCTTCCCGGATCGACTCTTCTTGATCTCTGTAGAAAACAAAAAATTACCCTCGTTACTGCTGAATCCTGTACGGGCGGACTTATTTGTGCGTCATTAACAGACATTCCCGGTAGCTCAGATATTGTCTGGGGCGGTTTTGTCACATATGCCAATGCGGCCAAGATCAGGGCCTTATCTGTATCAGAATCTTTGATAGCAAAGAAAGGGGCGGTTTCCCGAGAGGTTGCCGAAGCCATGGTGACGGGTGCCCTGGCTATGAGTGACGCCGGTCTGGCTGTCGCGGTGTCTGGAATTGCCGGACCCGGAGGCGGCAGCCCTGATAAACCTGTGGGGACAGTCTGGATCGCTGTGTCACTGAAAAATGGAAAAATGTATTCAGAGTTGTTTCAATTCAGTGGGAGCCGGTCACAAATCCGCTGGAGCACTGTTGAAAATGCATTAAGAATCTGTAAAAAAATTATTTTGAATGATTCCTCTCTTGACAGTGAACAGAGCTGATAATATATTTGTTTCATAAATGATTTCCTGATTTCCGGGAATCATTCCCTAATAGCAAGTCTAAATCTTCACTTTTAAACTTATTACAAAGAAGAATTTTGAATAAGTTGACATATATAATTTTTAAATCAACATTATTTTTGGAGAATTTATGGCGATAATCCGGAAGAATCTGGACGATCCTCAGGTCGGTTCAATTGAATCCGACCCTACTGAGGGTCAGAAAGAACTGGATCTGAGAAGTGGTGCAGCGCAAGAGACGGATTCAAAAGAGTCGGTCGGTGAAGTAAAAGAAAAAACAATAACAGTTAAAAAGGCTGCCGTCAAAAAAAGAACGATTGTCAAAAAGAAAGAGCCTATTGTGGAACCGGCTGCTGAATCCCCTGAATCTGTACAGGAATCCGAAGAGGTAGCAACCCCTCCCGCAAAAAAAGTCCGGCGTAAAAAAAGCATAAAAGAAACAGTAGGCTCCGTTGTGGCCGGTACAACGAATGACTCCGGTTCTGTAACAGGGACCGTCACTGTCACTAGTGATATGGGTGAAACAGTTGAAGCAAAGCCTGAATCGACAGAAACTGTCCCGGCCGATGGGGCTGGTTCAGAGCCTGTACATAAAGCAGGTAAACAGGAAAATCACAGCTCCAGGGCAGATTCCTCTCGATCAGACGCATCCAGATCAGACGCATCCAGATCAGACGCATCTCGATCAGACTCATCTCGATCAGATTCCTCTCGATCAGATTCCTCTCGATCAGACTCATCTCGATCAGACTCCTCTCGATCAGACTCATCAACTCAACGAAACAACTCATTTAATAAAAGAAAAAGCGGAAAAAATAGACGGGATCAGAATTCTAACCGGGATTTAAACCGACAGGCGCGAAACCATCCGCTTCCCACTCCTGATCAACCCCGGATCACCATCAATGATTTGTCTATCATGACCATGCCGGACCTCAGGGCTTATGCTGAGGATCTGAATTTAGGCCGTGAGGACATGATCAGTCTTAAAAAGCAGGAAATCATTTTTTCAATTCTTAAGGCTCATATTGAGAATAATGGTGTTATTTTTGCTTATGGTTCTCTGGAAATATTACCCGACGGTTATGGATTTCTCCGTTCCCCACAGAACTCATATCTTCCCGGAAGTGATGATATTTATATCTCTCCTTCCCAGATAAGACTGTTTAATCTGAAAACCGGGGATACCGTATACGGCCAGATCCGTTCACCCAAAGAGGGAGAACGCTTTTTTGCCATGCTCCGTGTGGTTCATGTCAACTTTGATGAACCAAGTGTGGCTCAAACCAGAGTCTCCTTTGAGAATCTGACTCCCCTTTATCCGACACAGCGATTGAATATGGAAACAAATATTGCTGATCCATCTACCAGAATGATCAACTTGTTCTGTCCTATCGGGATGGGTCAACGAGGGCTTATCGTTTCTCCTCCCCGTTCGGGAAAAACTGTTATTTTACAGAAAATAGCCAATGCCATCACTGAAAATCATCCGAGTGTACAACTTATCGTACTTCTGATCGACGAACGTCCTGAAGAAGTGACCGACATGAAGCGCAGTGTTCAGGGTGAAGTCATTGCTTCAACATTCGATGAACAGGCCAGCAGGCATGTTCAGGTTGCAGAAATGGTTCTAGAGAAAGCCAGGCGTCTTGTAGAGCATAAAAAGGATGTTGTCATCCTGCTGGACTCAATTACCCGTCTGGCAAGAGCCTACAATCAGACCGTTCCCACTTCGGGGAAAATCCTTTCCGGTGGTGTGGATTCCAATGCACTTCATAGACCAAAAAGGTTCTTTGGAGCCGCCCGTAATATTGAACATGGAGGCAGCCTGACTATTGTTGCCACCGCTCTGATCGAAACCGGGAGCCGCATGGATGAAGTTATTTTTGAGGAATTCAAGGGTACTGGTAATATGGAACTGGTTCTGGATAGACGGCTGGCTGATAAGAGAGTCTTTCCGGCGATAAATATTAAAAAATCCGGGACAAGGAAAGAGGACTTGCTCTTGAGCAGTGAAGAACTGAACAAGATGTGGTTGCTCCGAAAGGTCATGAATCCCATGGATGATATGGAATGCACTGAAATGATTGTTGACAAAATGAGGAAAACCAAGAATAATGAGGCGTTCCTGAAGTCGATGAATTCGGCATAGGAAGTTTCAGGTTCTTTGAAACGGAGAACCGACGGAGGATAAATAGTTATGAAAGAAGGAATTCATCCCAAGTATGTGGATGCTACTGTTAAGTGCGCTTGTGGAAATGTCATTCAAACCCGTTCTACCCATGGGGATATGGAAGTTGAAATTTGCAGCTCCTGTCACCCCTTTTACACTGGTAAACAGAAATTGGTAGATACTGCAGGTCGTGTTGAAAGATTCAACAAGAAATACGGAATCAAAAGCAAAGACTGAAATTACTTCAGTTTAATGACAAAAAATGACCACTCCCTTCAGGGAGTGGTTTTTTGTTGCCCTTATATAGGGGCTTAATTTTCGGTCCAGGGTTTTTTTATTGAATTATTGGTGAACATGACGTAATATAAAAGTGGGTTTTTAACATCAGAATTTAAGGCTAAACATGGAAGATTTGCATACCCTTCATAAGAATATTTACGGAAAAGAACCGGATGTTATCGTTCGGGTTCCTGGAAAGCTTAATCTTATGGGGGAACATACGGAGTACTTTGAAGGACTCGTCCTTGCCGTGGCCGTAAACAAATTTATTGAAGTATCCATCTCTGAACGGGATGACAATTCACTAAGGGTTTACTCCGTAACTTATAATGAAAGAAAAAAGTCCTCCTTATCCGGTCTGAAATACAAAAGAGAGGACCGCTGGGCCAATTATGTTAAGGGTGCCATAGCCGTGATGCTTCAGCTTGGATGTCCGGTTAAAGGACTGGATATCACCATCAACAGTGAGATCCCGGAGCAGGTAGGGCTGGGTTCCTCATCCTCTTTGACACTGGCTCTGGTATCGGCTCTTAAAAAACTCTATGACTTTGAAATTTCTGATATTCAGCTTGTAGAATCTGCCCGCTTATCTGAATTGAAATTCATGCAGAAAGATCCCGGTCTGGCAGCCTGTGCTGTTTCCTATTTTGCCAAGGAAGATCAGGCCTTACTCATAGATACAAAAACCATGGACATCCTGACCATTAACATGGATTTCAAGCCCATCATACTCCTGGTGACAGATTCCAATGTTCCTAATGGAATCGGGTACGGCGAGGCTGATGATCTGAGAAAGGATTTTGATGAATGTAAGAAGCTGTTAAACAGCCATGGCCGTCATATCACTCTCAGAGATATGACGATACAGGACATAAGAGTTGAACTGGACCTTCTCCCCGAGCATCTCAGAAGGCGTTCTATCCATATAATTGAAGAAAATCTGAGGGTGAGAGAGTTGAAGGCAGCTCTGGAGCACAATGATCTGATCCTGGCGGGAAAGTTGATGTACCGCTCCCATGAGAGTCTCCGTGATTTGCTCGAAATTTCCTGTCCAGAACTGGACTGGCTTGTGAAAAGGGCCTTTGAAACCAATGGAGTCATGGGCTCCCGCATGGTGGGAAATGGCTTTGGCGGTTGTACAATCAACCTGATAAATGGTAATAATATTCCATTATACGATGAGCATCTTGAAGAATATGACAGGATATTCGGCTTCAAGGCGGATTATTTTATCTGCACTCCCGTATCAGGTCTGAAAGCATTACAGGATAAAGAGTAAAATTTCATGAAAATATTAATCACAAATGATGATGGGATTGAGAGTCCCGGCATATTAAGCCTCAGGGATGTATTGTCCCGGAAACACGATGTCTGGGTCATGGCTCCCGATGGAGACCGCAGCGGATACTCTCATTCCATTACCCTCAGGAATCCTGTGAAAATTGAAAAGCTGGGACATCACTTGTATCGCTGTTCGGGGACACCCGTTGACTGTGTTGTCTATGGGCTGGCGGGGTACCTGGAGGAAGACTTTGATGTCATTCTCTCGGGCATCAATATCGGTCCCAATATGGGGACGGATATACTTTATTCCGGAACGGCTGCGGCTGCCAGGCAGGGGGCTCTTAAAAATATTCCCTCCATAGCCTTGTCTTTAAATCAGTTTGAACCTCCCTTCGATTTTGACTCTATTTCCGAATTTTTACTCTACCGGCTTGAAAATCTGGTATCCCTTTGGGAAGACAGTTGTTTTTTGAATATGAACTTTCCCGATAAGATGGTTGAGAATAGTGAAATGAAATGGTGCTGGCCCGCCAAACGGATCTACCGGGACGAGATTGTCCAGTTTCAGCCTCCCAGAGAGAAAGGAACATTCTGTTTCCTTAAGGGGTGTCTGATTCAATCTGAAGAGGAGGAAGGATCGGATGCTCTGGCTGTGCATTCCGGTTTTGTGTCCATCTCAGCGATCTCTCTGTCCCCATCCATCGTACCCCATATCGGGTCGGTTAATGAAAAAGCCGGGTCAGTCTGCTGATGACTTTTCGGGAAGACGGTTTGAATTTATACAATAATGGTCTGTACCAGGAAGCTCTTGATGCTCTTTTGTCTGAAGATATTGATCCGGTAGATGACCCCGAACTGGCTTATTTGATGGGACTTTGTTATACCCGTCTGGAGGAGTTCAGTGCAGCAGTTTTCTATCTGGAAAAAGCCACGGAAAGGGACATCTCCCTTATCAGAGTCTTTCAGTGCCGTATGGTACTCAGTTATGTCTATAACATTACCAGAGATTTTAAGAGTGCCGAGAAACAGTTGAAGAAGGTTCTGGAAGACGGCTTTGAATCCTGCCAGATCTTCACATCTTTGGGTTATGCCCTCTGGAGTCAGAAGAAAGTGGAGGAGAGCATCGATTTTCTTTCCCGCTCTCTTGAAATGGACCCTGATAATGCAAATACCTTGAATTCCATGGGATATATCATGGCTGATGAGGGGATCAATCCAGAAAAAGCCGTCGAGTACTGCCATCTGGCATTGTCTTTCCAGCCGGATAATGGGAATTATCTGGATTCTTTGGCTTGGGCACTTTTCAGGACCGGAAAATTGAAAGAGGCCCGCAACTATGCGGAAAGAGCCTTGGATGCCGGTGCTGATAAATCAGTTTGCAGGGAGCATCTGAATATGATAGATCAGTATGATAAATTTTAAGAAGGCTTTGCCCCTTATTTTTCTTTTTCTCTCTTCCCTCTTACCGGCTCAACAGAACCGGGTTTCTGATTCAGTGGCAATCAGGGCGGCGGAAGAGTTGCGCTGGGGAGTCATCTCCTTTCATCAGGGTCTCTTTAATAAGGCCATCCTATCCCTCGAAAAATCACTGGCATTGGATGCGGGTAATGATTTGACACGTTTCTGGCTGGGACGGAGTTATTATCAATCCGGATTTGAAGAAGCCGCCCTTAACGAATGGGAAAATCTTATCTCCGGAGGGAAGGCCGGATCAACCTTGCTCAGTTTTGTTGAAATCATAACCGACCGGAGGGGGTTGGCCAGAGAGCTGAAGTCCAGCGGCCAACTCGTAGAACTGTTTGAAATTCCAAGGGAACAGGCAGGCATCAACTACTACGACCGACCTGTCTCTGTTGCGGCTTCGCCTCAGAGGGACGGAAGCTTTTATCTTCTTTCTTACCTGAATGGCAATCTCATCAGAATCACAACCACCGGACGGATACACCATGTTCTGGCCGGGGGGCTGCTGGGCTTCGACAGACCCTGGGACATTGCCTTTCTTCCTGAAAACAAATTGATTATATCCGAATACGGTGCGGATCAGCTCTCGGTCTGCAATCCCGAGGGTTTTAGAATCCAGACTATCGGTTCCAAAGGGACGGCACCTGGAGAACTTTTAGGACCACAGTATATGGCTGTTTCCGAGGATGGATATATCTATGTATCTGAATGGGGCAACAGGAGAATCAGCAAATTTAATCTAGAGGGTGAGTTCATCCTGAGTTTTGGTGAACGCCGTACGGACTATTCCGGTTTAAGTGGTCCCAGCGGGATTGCCCTGCGTAACAATAGTGTTTATGTTGCTGATTCCAAGAACGGAAGGATTGAAGTCTTTGATAAAAGCGGAAACTATCTCAAGCCTCTGATCAGAGATGGTCTGAAGTCTCCCGAAGGGCTGTTGTTTACTTCTGACAGTTCCCTGCTTATTGCCGATGCCGGACGGATCATGGTTTATAATCTGGAGAATGATGTCCTTTCTGTCTCTTCTGACCTGGGAGGCAAGGGGAAGAGAATCCTCAGTATCTGCCAGGATGAGAATGGTAATATAATCTCCGCCGATTTTGATAATAATTCTGTTTCGGTCATGACTGATGTCTCTACTCTCTATGCCGGTCTGTTCCTTAGAATCAACCGGATTGTTACGGATGAATACCCCCAGGTTCATGTGGATTTTACGGTGGAAGACCGTTGGGGGAAACCCGTTGTCGGACTGGATAAATTGAATTTTTTTATCAGAGAAAAAGATCGGAATGTAGAAAA includes:
- a CDS encoding TatD family hydrolase — its product is MQYFDTHAHIGLIHEDPFEQLIITQEARQDNVSYIMSICNNLYDFFDLYNNLLSASNVVFAIGVSPSEVQNPGPDWEQKISEGLNLDKVVALGETGLDY
- a CDS encoding M23 family metallopeptidase, encoding MAGKRVKRTSGYPSSKRNSGLLGRLGRVGRQKLTIMLIPHSEKRVFNFQISLLALSFISILLISLVVTFVWLTADFSGTNDLLASRSRDLEHSEASLEVLRDEVNQLISSTETFQKTLSGTLNTLGIESAGRDAAANRNGDLTSFFNVESAENGSLSETLEIQKLKTALDQSVTSLDEIGQILNSQKSLLSDIPTMWPLKGVQGYVTAVFGPSIHPFSGQWYLHKGVDMAYGYGVPIISTANGKVLEVDFDEGYGNFVVIRHKYGFYTKYAHLQRTYVRPGQDISQGDVLGTMGNTGLSTGPHLHYEVRIGSQVVDPVKYINMTDNHDIFNRVTRNLQKYK
- a CDS encoding polymer-forming cytoskeletal protein codes for the protein MSDYIKNHSFINSIIGEGTKFSGELVLNGLLRIDGDFSGSINTSGKVLIGKTGRAECNIVAGTAVVGGVVHGNIFSSGKVVILATGMVVGNIQACKLIVEEGVLLHGSCIIKGEADNSKDAAVPVVGSSYSVDWHTEAVNSPETVESR
- a CDS encoding YaaR family protein; its protein translation is MDKLGIVGSTLVPASGNSPDKKKVSKKKTSDVHFKSRLGEVDDSQVVHPGSLAEGLSGLEKAEDLLDDVYKLGEELKQDGTLGTLHKYREAVKKFYKYVVTRSLEAYQVDGRLNPKTMSRKQYTLISIVDEKLEKLGAAVLRSQKEQLNILKKIDEIYGILVDLTR
- a CDS encoding regulatory iron-sulfur-containing complex subunit RicT, with the protein product MGSEKNKEPNKAGVSVDLNQYPDGLYMTKIIHSSETEVCIPFEGESLAPGEMIIVKTRYGNDMVKVLGSVTDLKHVRKGDLREVVRRASEEDLKKAESFKVKETDTFKICRDKIDMHKLDMSLVSAHYLLDEPKVMFFFTAENRIDFRELVKDLVAIFKMRIELRQIGVRDESRVLGGLGVCGREYCCHSLTDHLSPVSIKMAKEQSLSLNSMKISGPCGRLLCCLSYEYDYYQEEKRKLPNEGTRINWDGISFKVIEVNIFSKRLRLFGSDSRTLDIGTEEISYNKESRTWEINPLEI
- the rpsT gene encoding 30S ribosomal protein S20, with protein sequence MPNSLDAAKRHRQNLKARGHNRTIRSTVRTSIRTFEAAVTAKDKPKAEEAYEKFVKLIDTATGKGLYHKNMAARKKSRLHNTLATMAS
- a CDS encoding HU family DNA-binding protein — translated: MSEEKLTKAEIIEHIYDNSSISRKDIHNVIDSFFEEVKEALEDDRVVELRGFGTFEIRTRKGREKARNPKTGEIVPVESHGVTVFRPGKELKKLAWSLRK
- a CDS encoding polymer-forming cytoskeletal protein, with translation MTASLKDIESISTILGSETVFKGTMKFSKPLKIDGKYEGRIESEGFLYIEEGAEVRADIQVGSIVVGGIVYGDIEASEKLEMLSTGQVIGNIRTAKLKIADGVKFEGKCDMISDPESVDVFSVPVDQLKQDHNEL
- a CDS encoding CinA family protein, with the protein product MSSDLPGSTLLDLCRKQKITLVTAESCTGGLICASLTDIPGSSDIVWGGFVTYANAAKIRALSVSESLIAKKGAVSREVAEAMVTGALAMSDAGLAVAVSGIAGPGGGSPDKPVGTVWIAVSLKNGKMYSELFQFSGSRSQIRWSTVENALRICKKIILNDSSLDSEQS
- the rho gene encoding transcription termination factor Rho — its product is MAIIRKNLDDPQVGSIESDPTEGQKELDLRSGAAQETDSKESVGEVKEKTITVKKAAVKKRTIVKKKEPIVEPAAESPESVQESEEVATPPAKKVRRKKSIKETVGSVVAGTTNDSGSVTGTVTVTSDMGETVEAKPESTETVPADGAGSEPVHKAGKQENHSSRADSSRSDASRSDASRSDASRSDSSRSDSSRSDSSRSDSSRSDSSRSDSSTQRNNSFNKRKSGKNRRDQNSNRDLNRQARNHPLPTPDQPRITINDLSIMTMPDLRAYAEDLNLGREDMISLKKQEIIFSILKAHIENNGVIFAYGSLEILPDGYGFLRSPQNSYLPGSDDIYISPSQIRLFNLKTGDTVYGQIRSPKEGERFFAMLRVVHVNFDEPSVAQTRVSFENLTPLYPTQRLNMETNIADPSTRMINLFCPIGMGQRGLIVSPPRSGKTVILQKIANAITENHPSVQLIVLLIDERPEEVTDMKRSVQGEVIASTFDEQASRHVQVAEMVLEKARRLVEHKKDVVILLDSITRLARAYNQTVPTSGKILSGGVDSNALHRPKRFFGAARNIEHGGSLTIVATALIETGSRMDEVIFEEFKGTGNMELVLDRRLADKRVFPAINIKKSGTRKEDLLLSSEELNKMWLLRKVMNPMDDMECTEMIVDKMRKTKNNEAFLKSMNSA
- the rpmE gene encoding 50S ribosomal protein L31 — protein: MKEGIHPKYVDATVKCACGNVIQTRSTHGDMEVEICSSCHPFYTGKQKLVDTAGRVERFNKKYGIKSKD
- the galK gene encoding galactokinase, encoding MEDLHTLHKNIYGKEPDVIVRVPGKLNLMGEHTEYFEGLVLAVAVNKFIEVSISERDDNSLRVYSVTYNERKKSSLSGLKYKREDRWANYVKGAIAVMLQLGCPVKGLDITINSEIPEQVGLGSSSSLTLALVSALKKLYDFEISDIQLVESARLSELKFMQKDPGLAACAVSYFAKEDQALLIDTKTMDILTINMDFKPIILLVTDSNVPNGIGYGEADDLRKDFDECKKLLNSHGRHITLRDMTIQDIRVELDLLPEHLRRRSIHIIEENLRVRELKAALEHNDLILAGKLMYRSHESLRDLLEISCPELDWLVKRAFETNGVMGSRMVGNGFGGCTINLINGNNIPLYDEHLEEYDRIFGFKADYFICTPVSGLKALQDKE